The Candidatus Thorarchaeota archaeon genome includes a window with the following:
- a CDS encoding hydroxymethylglutaryl-CoA reductase, degradative, whose amino-acid sequence MVEDSRLSGFYNLPREERINKLMQLTGLDDETLGPLVNPGRVEIGILDHMIENVIGSMTLPLGIATNFKINGADYLVPMAIEEPSVVAAASHAAKIARIHGGFKAIQRDSVMIAQIQAVRVSAPHSASIDVLNSKDEILDLANEQDPILVKLGGGAKDLRTRVIHTTRGPMMITELLVDTKDAMGANAVNTMAEAVAPLIEQITGGQVLLRILSNLADRRLVHASAKFDAEELGGEEVVDGILDAWAFAEADPYRCATHNKGVMNGIDAVIIATGNDFRAIESGAHSYAAIGGYSSLTKYEKADDGNLIGSIELPLAVGLVGGATKVHPVARACVDILGVESADELAEVVASVGLAQNLAALRALASEGIQEGHMALHARNVAATAGASGEEIQKVADILVKEGKINTERATEILQELRES is encoded by the coding sequence ATGGTCGAAGATTCGAGGTTATCTGGCTTCTACAACCTCCCCCGGGAAGAGAGAATCAATAAACTCATGCAGTTGACCGGCCTTGATGATGAAACACTTGGCCCATTGGTCAACCCTGGACGAGTTGAGATAGGAATTCTTGACCACATGATTGAAAATGTCATTGGTTCCATGACGCTCCCTTTGGGAATCGCCACGAATTTCAAAATCAACGGCGCCGATTACTTGGTTCCAATGGCAATCGAAGAACCCTCGGTGGTTGCCGCAGCAAGCCATGCTGCTAAGATCGCAAGAATCCATGGTGGATTCAAAGCAATACAGCGAGACTCAGTGATGATTGCTCAGATTCAAGCAGTTAGAGTTTCTGCCCCCCATTCTGCAAGTATTGATGTTCTGAATTCCAAGGATGAAATACTTGATCTTGCAAATGAACAGGACCCGATTCTTGTCAAACTAGGTGGAGGGGCCAAGGATCTGCGAACACGAGTCATTCACACTACCCGCGGACCGATGATGATTACTGAGCTTTTGGTGGACACGAAAGATGCCATGGGAGCAAATGCGGTCAATACAATGGCTGAAGCAGTAGCTCCACTCATCGAACAAATCACAGGCGGACAGGTCCTTCTACGTATCCTTTCAAACCTAGCTGATAGACGACTTGTCCATGCTAGTGCGAAATTCGATGCAGAGGAGCTAGGTGGAGAAGAAGTTGTCGATGGAATTCTTGACGCTTGGGCATTTGCAGAAGCAGATCCCTACAGATGTGCAACTCACAACAAAGGTGTCATGAATGGAATAGATGCAGTGATCATAGCGACTGGAAATGATTTCCGAGCAATTGAATCTGGAGCACACAGCTACGCAGCAATAGGAGGCTACAGCAGTCTCACAAAGTACGAGAAAGCTGATGATGGCAACCTAATTGGTTCTATAGAATTGCCACTCGCAGTGGGTCTTGTTGGCGGAGCCACAAAAGTGCACCCTGTTGCTAGGGCGTGTGTTGATATTCTGGGTGTGGAAAGCGCAGATGAACTGGCAGAAGTAGTTGCCAGTGTAGGTCTGGCTCAGAACCTTGCTGCCTTGCGAGCTTTGGCATCAGAGGGGATACAGGAAGGCCATATGGCGTTGCACGCAAGAAATGTAGCAGCCACAGCAGGAGCTTCAGGTGAAGAAATCCAGAAAGTAGCGGATATTCTCGTGAAGGAAGGCAAAATCAATACTGAGAGAGCCACCGAAATCCTCCAGGAATTGCGCGAATCATAG